The Streptomyces sp. BHT-5-2 genomic interval CTCGAAGTCGTACTCGGTGCGCAACAGCGAATCGTTCTCCGGCATGGTGGGGCGGTTCCTCCTTCTGCGCCGGGCAACCGGGTGCCGGCCGGCGGATCCCGGCTCCCGCCGCAGGGTGGGAGCCGGGAGGGTCGTCAGTACGCGGCCGTCAATGGATGTACTGGTCGAGCAGGAGACTGACCGGGGTCTTCGCCACCCAGACCCGTACGGCGAACACGTCCGCCTTGTCGCCGGCCGTCAGCACCGGGGAGGCGGCCGAACCGTCGGTTCCGCTCGTCACCTTGGCGGTGTCCACGCCGCCGGGGAACGTCGCCGCGCCCTCGTCCCGGATCTTGAAGGTGACCTCGGCGCCTGGCACGGGACTGCCGTTCTCGTCCTCCACGATGACCCTCATCGGCTCGTCGAAGGACTTGCCCGGGGGGACGGTCTGCCCGGCACCCGCGACGTACCGGACGTGGTGCGCGGTGCCCACCGGCGGGGCGACGGTGAGCCGGGAGAAGGGCGCGACGGCCTCGGTCTCCGTCCAGCGGGCGGTGACGACGCAGGGGCCTTCCTTGAGCGCCTTGAGCAGGGAGCTCGTGGCGACGCCGAGCTGGTCGGGATCGCCGCCGGTGTAACGGACCTCCTTCGGTTTGCCGTTCTCGAAGACGGCCGAGCCGCCCTCGACGGAGAACTCGATCCGTTGCTCGGCCACCGGAGTGCCGTCCAGTTGGACGGCCTTGACCACGAGCGGTTCGGGGAAGCGCTGACCGACCGAAGCCGACTGGTCGTCTCCGGAGACGACGGTCAGCCGGTACCGGGACACGCGCCGCAACGCCGGCCTGCCGGAGAGCGCGGCCCACGGTCGGCTGTCGGCGGACACGGCCAGCCCCGAGGCCCGCGAACCGTCGCCGGTGGAGAACACGGTCGCCCTGCCCTCTCCGGGCAGGACGTAGCCGATGGCGTCGCCCTGGGGGCTGGTGAACCACAGGGTGCCGTCCGCGGTCGTCTTCAGACGGTGCGCCGGACAGGGGGCGTCGACACGCGTGATCAGACCGTCCTCGACGCTGTACTTGAAGAGCGCGTTGTCCGGGCTGGCCACCCATACGATGTCGCCCGACGGCGTGACCGCCAGGTCCCGTGGCTCGACGCCGATGTTGACGGGAGGGAGGAAGCTGCCGGTGTGCGCGTCATACCTGACCAGCGACCTGCCCCCGGGAGAGCTGAGCCAGTAGAGGGTGGGCTCGCGCTCCGAGACGGCCACGCCGTAGAGGCCGTCGTCGTACGAGAGCGAATTCGAGGTGGCGCCACCGGAGTTGACGAAGACCAGCCGGTTCCGGTCGGCCAGTACCGCGACGATGCGGTCCCATCCTTCACGGCTCTTGGCCAGCGCCATGGAATGGCACTCCCGCCCACTGTCCAGAGGGTGGATCTGGTAGCTGCCGTGGCTGTCGCATTTGACGAAGGCGGCTCCGCTCTGCCCCGAGATGAAGGTCCACACTCCGTGGCCGGGCCAGGCGATCAGGGAGTCAGCGGTGCCGGAAAAGGGCGGCCCCGGAGTGAAGACGGTGCTGCCCCAGGGGCTACGGGGTTCAAAGCGGCCGATCGTGCCCTCTGCCGTCACGAACCACAGGTTCTGGTCGTCGCTCTGCCATGCCAGGTCCACGGCGGGCGCGCCGATGGGGAACTCGTCGGGGTTGCTGGCGGGAATCGTAGTGGCTGTCATTCTGGTGCTCCCTCCGAGCGGAGCTATGGAGACATTTCGGCAATGCCGCGAGAGTGCGTGCCAGGCGCCGCGACACCGCGGAGATCCGTCTGAAGCGCCCTAGTCCTGGGTGATCCTCAGCGTCGTGGTCGCGTGCGGTTCGGTGTTGCCCAGACCGATGCTCAGGATGGCCACTTCCTCGGTCAGGCCGGCTGCCACGGGCGGCATGGCCACCCGGCCGAGCTGGTCGGTGAGGACCACGCGTTCCCTGGTGCCGTCGTCGAAGGTCGCCCCGTCCGCATCGATGCGGCAGGTGAGCGGAATGCCCGGTACGGGGTGGCCGTTGGAGATGTACTCGGCGATGAGGGGCTGCTGGACGTGGTCCTTCATGTGCACCACGGACTCGCCCTGATAGACCACCTGGGTCCGGCCGACGAGGGAAGCGCCGCCGTAAGGAGGCGGAGGCACGACGTACTTGCCGAAGGACTTGTTCCCGGGGCTCGTGTACCAGAGCTCCCCGTTGGTGCCGACGCAGAGGCCCTGCGCGCCTTTGCCGTGGGGGAGGTCGATCGTGGATTCCAGGCTCGGCTGATGGCGGTCGATTTCGTGCAGGCCCTTGCTGGAGGCCACCCACACCTTGTCGTCCGTGTAGAACACCAGTTGTTGCGGCACCGCGTCGCCCAGAGACACGGTGGTGCTGAGGCCCTCCGCGATGTCCCAGCGGATCACCTGGTTGGGATTGGTGGCGGTGAACCAGACCGCCTCGGTGTCGGCGATGATGTAGAAGGGCTTCTGCTCGGGTCCGTCGAGGATTCCGACGCTTTCCCATGTCGTCTGTCCGGGCGAGCGCCGGAACACACCGTTCTTGGTCCTGGTGGGGTTGCTGGCCCGCTTCTGACCTGTCGCCCAGTAGGTGTGGGTTTTCTTGTCGATCGGGTCCGTCGCGACGGCCACGTCCCAGAGATAGGTGTCATGGACGACGGGCATCTTGGCGTATGTGCCGCCGTGGGCGGGGATGGGGAGGATGCCGACGTAGTTGTGGATCGGCTCCGCGAACAGCAAGTCGTAGCTGATGTTCGGTTTGCCCTCGGTGCCCTTGTCGGTCGTCCGGAGCTTGATGCTCTCCGCCCGGCCGTCCCGTGGCTCCAACTCGTACACGGTGATCGGGAAGTTCCCTTGGGTTTCCATCATCAGGATGGGGTCCACCTTGTCCGGCGACGCCATCCAGATCCGCTGGTTCTCGGATACCGGGTCCTTCATGACTCCGGCCGTGAGGTCGTAATTCAGGGTCGGGATGACTCGCCTGCTGTTGGGGTCGTTGGGATTTACCCTGACGACGGACCGGTTGCTGGTGGTGATCCACAAGTAGCGCTGATTTCCCACGGCCACCGAATGCGGTGTCAGATTGAGGTTGAAGTCCTGGATGTTGGCGGTGTCTGCCACGGTGATCCCCCTCTGACCTTTGTTGAAGCGTGAACCCATCGGAGGGCGCGTGGAAGTGCGCACCAGCAAAAGGTGCCGCGGATTGATGGCTCACGCGAGGACGATGCTCGGCCGGTCGAGAGTATGCCGCCAGCACTCGCCGCCGCACCTGGGCGAAACCGGCCACCACGGGGCGGGGCTCCTGGCCTACGGGCGACACGGCTCCGCCCCCGCTACTCGGCTGGCATTTCAGCCGTGAACGGGGATATCCGACGCATGTCATTCCGCGCGATCCCCTGGTAGTCGATCTCGACAGGCAGGCTCGTCAAGGGTGCCTGTGCAGCGCTGACATGGCGGAACGATGTGGCCAGAACTCCTTCAAGAACCGTTTCCGCACGCCGGGAAAGCGGCCCCATGGAGAGAAATGACCTTGCCCGAATTGGTACGGACCTGCGATTGCCTATCGGTGGCCCTTCATGCTTCCTGCCGCAGGGCGCCGGCGGGAAGGCGAGGCCACCGAGCGCAAGCATCACGTCCTGGTCGCCGGCCCCGATTGCAGGATGTCCCCTCAACGCCTCATCGGGTTCTCCACTCCTCAACGGAGATGAAATGGCCCGTACTTGACGTACTCAACGGCACGGTCCACTGTGTGCTGGTTTCGCCCTGAGGGGGAGCATGCGCGCATGCGCAGTCGGATCCCGTTGTCGGATCGGCCGCAGCGTCCGGCGCGGCAACCGCCCAAGTCCAGGCAGGCCGGGCCGGCATCAGCCCTGGCATCCTCGGGGCGGGCCCCTTGCTCCTGGCCCTCCAACGGGCCGTGGGAGACGGCGCGGCCCTCAGGATGCTGCAAGCGGGCGGTGCTCTCCGCGAACGGTCCACCGCGCCTGAGGTGTTGCGCAGCGGCGGCGGCCGCCCGCTCGACGCCACCACCCGGGGCGAAACGGAAGCGCGGCTCGGCGCCGACCCGCCCGACGTGAGCGTCCACAGGGATGCCGCCGCCCACCGCTCGGCCAGGGAAATCGGCGCGCGCCAGTCATTCGTCCCGGCGGCGGCCGGTCAGCTCCGAGTAGAGCGCACGCCGCGCGACGGGATCGGTCTCGGCCGCGGCCAGCCGTCGCGCCCAGTCCTCCTTCAGCTCCTCCAGGAACCGCATCCAGCCGCCGCCCGTCGGGGTCCGGAACTCGCCGAGGTCGACATAGCGCTGGTTCACGGCCAGCTTCCCCTCGCCGATCTTGTCCTTCTTGTGTCCGTAGAAGCTGGATTCCGGGTTGGCGGTGGCCTCGGTGGAGCGCCACGTGTGCTGGTACCCGACCGGGCTTGGGCCACCCGGTGACGTGGTCTCGATTCCCACCTGCAGGGCACCGTCGCGGTTGCGGCGCGGCGGGGTGAAGCCGACGAACATATGGCCGTGCCCACCGTCCGGGAGGACCACGTCGCCGTTGAAGTCGCGGCTGCCCAGGCCACCGGCGGCCAGATCGAGGCCGTAGAGCCGCACCCGCTCGGACCTGCTCCCGAACTGCACGACGTTCTTCACCGAGGCGAGCGTGCCACCCTGCTCCCTGAACTTTCCCGCGACGCCGTCCTTGTTCTCGCCGATCTTCATGTGATGGGTGCCGAAGGCGCGTCGCTCCGCGGGATCCACATCGTGCCCGCCGTCACGCGTCAGCCCGAGCCAGTCGGTGAGCGCGAAGGCGGAATCCCTGACCTCCAGTTGCGGGATCCGGATGTTGACCCGTCCGCCGTGGGCCAGCGCGCGGGCGACGTCTCCTTCCCTGAAGTCGATATGACCCGCGCCTTCCTTGTACACCTTCAGGCCGTTCTGCAGGATCAGGAAGACGTGGGTCAGGATGGTCCGGGCCCGGGCGTCCTTCCGCCACGCGTCCGGGTCGTCCGGTAGGAGGGCGGTGCGGGTATCCAGCGTGTCGACGAAGGTCCCGTGGATCTGCCGATCACGCTCTTCTTCGGCGCTCCTGCGCGCGTCGTCGGGCAGGGAGCCGCCGCGCAGGGCCAGGTGACGGCCGAGCGTGTATGCGGGACTGGTGGGCGTGGGCCCGCCCTCATCCGGCCGGCGCCTCGTCCACTCCAGGGTGGCGATGAGCAGGCGCTGCCCCGGCTTCAGCCGCAGCCAGGTGCGGTAGTCGCCCTTCTCGGTGTACTTTTCGGCGTCCTCGTAGCGGCCGATGCCGATGTCGTCGAGCCACTTCGGTGACCGGGAGAGGATCTGGATGTCCCGGAGCTCGTCGGCGCTGAACACCGGGCCCTCGGTGAGACGCTTGGTCAGGACTTTCCTGACCTCGCGGTCACTGATCTCGCGGGTACCGATCTGGCGGGCACTGCTGTCCCGCCCGGTGAGCAGTCCACTGAGACGCCCCTGTGCGGCGCGTTGTTCGGCGACCAGAGCCACAGCCTGGTTGCCCAAGACGGACTGCAGACCGGCCAGGCCGGCGGCCGGCGGTGTCGATGGCCGCGTCACGGTCCGGTGTGCGGTGCCGGTGGGCGTCGCCGAACCCGTCCGCCGGCTTTCGTCGAGGTGTTGCCCCCTGTACGAGCGCATCCGCCCACCCCTCCGCGGTCGATGAAGCCCAGGGCCACCGCTGGAAGGACAGCCGCCCCAGCGCCCATTTTATCCGGAGACGGAGGTCGTTCCCAGAGTACGGTCACGCCGCGAAAGACCTCGGACGCACCTGGTCGGGGGAGTGGGATACGACGTCTCCCAAGTCAACTACGGGTGGGGGAGGGGCAGGCAGGAACGCCCGTCGTCCTCTCCGACATGACGGACAGTCAATTATTCGCATACGGCCGACCGTTGGATGACCGACGGCTCAGCGGCCGGACAGCTCCTTGTAGGCACGGGTGAATGCGTACAGCAGCCTGTTCCTGCTCCGGATCGCCATCTCCACCACCTGGTCATCGAGCTTGGCCAGCGTCGGGTTCTGCCTGATCCTGGTCTTGAGGCCCTTCGTGTCGATGGGGCTGTCGGGGGTCAGTTCCTTGGCGGCCAGATTCCGCAGCACGCCCAGGTCGGTCACTTTCGCGTAGACGAGTTCGGCCAGGGCCAGCTTCACGTCGCTGTCCAGTCCGTACACCGTGGCGACGCGGTCCTGCCACTCCTGCTTCCTGGCATGGCTCTGTGCGAGGTCGAAGAGCTTCCTGAGCGTGTCCTCGGCGACGGCCTGGCCCTTCCTGTGCCCCCCGACGTTCGTGCCGACCCGGTCCATGTCGGTGGAGATCGCGTACCGCGAGTCGAAGCCCTCTCTCACGTTGTCACGCTTGGAGCGCAGCGAGTTCACCAACTGCTCGCCCTCCAGCTTGCCGGTCCCGAAGGAGATACCGTCCTCCAGCCGGTCCATGTCCCAGTCTGTCTTCACCTTCACGAAGGTGTTCGGCTCGGGGTAGTACACGGAGCGCGGATTCACCTCGGCCATGGCGTTCCGGACGGCGAGGTCCACCTGATTGGCGTGCCAGATCAGGATGCCTCCGTCGGTGTCCTTGGTGCTCGCGGGAGCCGTGTAGCCGCCGCTGAACAGGTCCTTCTCCCCGGTGTCCAGGACCTCGGCGGCTGCCGAGAACAGCGGTCCCGCCTCGGTGTCGAACGACTGGGTGTCGGAGTCGCCGGTGTGCAGGTAGACATGGTCCCTGCCGCGATCCGTCAACCCCCGGACCAGTTCGCTCACCACCGGGTGGCGCATGATCTGGTCCCTGATCTCGCCGTAGGGAATGGTGGCCTGGCTGATGTTCGCGGTGGAGGAGACCCTGTGGTCGGCCCAGGTGAATCCGATGACCTCGACCCGGAATCGGTTGCTGTCCCAGCGGCTCGTGAAGTCGTTGATCTTGTTCCTGAGCAAGGTCTCCTTGGAGGTCTCCCTGGCGGCCGCGCCCGCCCCTCGCTGATCCCAACAGTTCACCCCGATCACCAGGGCGAATCGGTCCGCGGGCGCCGTTCCCCCGGTGAATCCCGTGTTGTACTTGTCCGCGATCGCGAAGAGGTCCAGGTTGTCGCTGAGCACGGCGGGCACGAGCGCGACCGTCCCCGCGCCGCCGGGTTCGACCTCGCCCTGGCCGAAGGCGCCGGCCCGCGCGGACGCGTTGAGCGGGGTGATCTGCGCCGCCCGCTGTACGACCAGCGGCCCCGCCTTCGCTGCGGACTGCGGCGCCGAGTGCTGCACCGTCCGTTGGGCCCGGCCCGCCGGGCCGGGGCCGAGGCGCATGGCGCGGGTGGCGCCGGCCTCGGCCGCGCGTTCGAAGCGGTCGGACGGGTCGCTGATCTTCAGGCCCGTCCCCTCGTCGGTACCGGCGACGGGGCCTTGGCGTTGTTGGATGACGTGGGCGAGTTCGTGGGCGAGGGTGTGGTTGTCGCTGCCGCCGTCGCCGATGACGATGTGGTTGCCGCTGGTGTAGGCGCGGGCGCCGACTTCGGCTGCGGATTCCTTGGCGGAGGCGTCGGTGTGGATCCGGACGTCGGAGAAGTCCGCTCCGAAGCGGGCCTCCATGTCCGTACGGGTGGCATCGTCCAACGGCCGCCCGCCGGCGCGCAGCACGTTGTGGACCGCGGAGCGCTGCACCTGGGATCGCACGTCTTGCCGGCCGCAGCCGGCACCCCGCTGGTGCTGTTCTCGGGTCCGGGCGTGCCTGGCCCGGCGGAGCATCTGTACAACGGCGGCGTTGCCGGCCGTACTCTGAAGAGCGAGGAGCCCCGGGACCTGGCCGCGGACTGTGGCCTCAGGCTTGCGGGCGGGGGCTCGTTCACTCGTGGTGCGGGCCGAGGATGTCTTGTCGTGGTCGCGCAACGAGGGCCTCTTCCCACAGCTGGTCGGCGACTACCTCAGGCAGTCGTACTGGACGGCGGCCGAGAAGGTCAAGCGCCCGTGGCTCGCCCTCGCACATGGCACCACGCACGGACTGCCGTTCCCACTGCTCACGCGGTCTCCGTTCGCCCCTGCCGTCTTTGGGGTCGGGATACCCCGTAGCGAGGGGCGTCACCAGTGCGCAGGGGCGCGAACGTGGTTGTACGGAACGGACTGTGGCAACGGTAGGGGCGCGACCGCTGCCCGGGAACGCCCGCCCGGCCTACGGTGCAATCAACGCCGCGCGGCAGGAGAGCGCAGAGAAGCGGCTGCTGCCGACGACGGACAAACGGTCGTGGAGCAGGTGGACTTCACCTGGGACGGTGCCACTCTCTGCGAACGGACCAGTACTTCGGCCCCGAAACCCAGCTTCACCACAACTACTTCCGGGCCTACTCGCTGCCGCCCGGGAAATAGGTAAGCCTGTTACCATCCGCAGAGTCAATCCCAATGATCCGTACCCGCCATCACTCAACGGCGTCACCTGGAAAGAAGCCTTCCGAAAGCGCATGAACTCCGGTCTGGACAGGGATGCGCAAGGTAATCCCGTTCCCCCTACGGGACTTACGGAACGGCCGCCGCACGCTCACCTTTCGAAGCGTTGGAAGAAGAGCGGATGCAAGAAGAATTGACTGTGATCGAGCGTCTCTGGGTGGATTACCGGTTGCCGGATCTTGACGGCCTGTACCTTCCTGACGGGCGATCGTACGAGGTCTTCCTCGACGCCGATGCGGCGAGCGGAATCAGGTTCGGGGAATCCTTCGACCTCGACGAGGTGCTGGCTGAGGACCCGGACTGGGTGACTGACATCGGCAGGAACCGATCGGTTTCACTGGCGGATGGAGGATTTCTCTGGGGAGGCGAGGGAGTGTCCCATGGGTCGTACGGATTCTGCGGACGGCTCCGCGCCGATCACACCCTGGTCTGGGTCCTCTTCCTGGAGGATTCCAACCCGTTCACCGAAATCCGGGTTTCGGGCAACGCCGCCGTTTTCCGCTCAACCTCCGGGAAGTCGATCACTGTTGACATCGACGATCCGCTCCGCCTCCGAGCCGTGTAGACCGCCCTCACGCACCATAAAAGTGGTCCGGCTGCCGAAGGAGTCGTCCCAGCCGGTACCTCCACGGCTCTGG includes:
- a CDS encoding PE-PGRS family protein — encoded protein: MRSYRGQHLDESRRTGSATPTGTAHRTVTRPSTPPAAGLAGLQSVLGNQAVALVAEQRAAQGRLSGLLTGRDSSARQIGTREISDREVRKVLTKRLTEGPVFSADELRDIQILSRSPKWLDDIGIGRYEDAEKYTEKGDYRTWLRLKPGQRLLIATLEWTRRRPDEGGPTPTSPAYTLGRHLALRGGSLPDDARRSAEEERDRQIHGTFVDTLDTRTALLPDDPDAWRKDARARTILTHVFLILQNGLKVYKEGAGHIDFREGDVARALAHGGRVNIRIPQLEVRDSAFALTDWLGLTRDGGHDVDPAERRAFGTHHMKIGENKDGVAGKFREQGGTLASVKNVVQFGSRSERVRLYGLDLAAGGLGSRDFNGDVVLPDGGHGHMFVGFTPPRRNRDGALQVGIETTSPGGPSPVGYQHTWRSTEATANPESSFYGHKKDKIGEGKLAVNQRYVDLGEFRTPTGGGWMRFLEELKEDWARRLAAAETDPVARRALYSELTGRRRDE
- a CDS encoding DUF4157 domain-containing protein, with the protein product MQRSAVHNVLRAGGRPLDDATRTDMEARFGADFSDVRIHTDASAKESAAEVGARAYTSGNHIVIGDGGSDNHTLAHELAHVIQQRQGPVAGTDEGTGLKISDPSDRFERAAEAGATRAMRLGPGPAGRAQRTVQHSAPQSAAKAGPLVVQRAAQITPLNASARAGAFGQGEVEPGGAGTVALVPAVLSDNLDLFAIADKYNTGFTGGTAPADRFALVIGVNCWDQRGAGAAARETSKETLLRNKINDFTSRWDSNRFRVEVIGFTWADHRVSSTANISQATIPYGEIRDQIMRHPVVSELVRGLTDRGRDHVYLHTGDSDTQSFDTEAGPLFSAAAEVLDTGEKDLFSGGYTAPASTKDTDGGILIWHANQVDLAVRNAMAEVNPRSVYYPEPNTFVKVKTDWDMDRLEDGISFGTGKLEGEQLVNSLRSKRDNVREGFDSRYAISTDMDRVGTNVGGHRKGQAVAEDTLRKLFDLAQSHARKQEWQDRVATVYGLDSDVKLALAELVYAKVTDLGVLRNLAAKELTPDSPIDTKGLKTRIRQNPTLAKLDDQVVEMAIRSRNRLLYAFTRAYKELSGR
- a CDS encoding SBDS family protein yields the protein MIERLWVDYRLPDLDGLYLPDGRSYEVFLDADAASGIRFGESFDLDEVLAEDPDWVTDIGRNRSVSLADGGFLWGGEGVSHGSYGFCGRLRADHTLVWVLFLEDSNPFTEIRVSGNAAVFRSTSGKSITVDIDDPLRLRAV